A part of Rhodamnia argentea isolate NSW1041297 chromosome 8, ASM2092103v1, whole genome shotgun sequence genomic DNA contains:
- the LOC115748131 gene encoding LOB domain-containing protein 12-like, whose translation MGGHSPCASCKLLRRRCARDCIFAPYFPSEDPHKFAIVHKVFGASNISKMLQELPAHQRADAVSSLVYEASARVRDPVYGCVGAISYLQNQVSQLQMQLAVAQAEVLCIQMQQDSSAMQLPRMVDVPSDDDKPSSPPFLLPNNLAHFLNLSPAS comes from the exons ATGGGGGGCCATTCGCCATGCGCGTCGTGCAAGTTGCTGCGGCGTCGGTGCGCGAGGGACTGTATCTTCGCTCCTTACTTCCCTTCCGAGGACCCCCACAAGTTCGCCATCGTTCACAAGGTCTTCGGTGCTAGCAACATTAGCAAGATGCtgcag GAGCTTCCGGCTCATCAGAGAGCCGACGCGGTGAGCAGCCTGGTGTATGAAGCAAGCGCGAGGGTCCGAGACCCGGTCTATGGATGCGTGGGGGCCATCTCCTACTTGCAGAACCAGGTGTCCCAGCTGCAGATGCAGCTCGCGGTGGCTCAAGCGGAGGTCCTGTGCATCCAAATGCAGCAAGACTCGTCGGCGATGCAGCTCCCCCGCATGGTGGACGTCCCCAGCGACGACGACAAGCCGTCGTCCCCGCCGTTCCTTCTGCCGAACAACCTCGCCCACTTCCTTAACTTGTCCCCGGCCTCCTAA